ACTTGCTGCTGGGTCGGCTGGCGGAAGTGGACACCAAGCCTCAGCTTGAAATTTACGCTGATGACGTCAAATGTAGTCATGGTGCAACCATTGGCCGCATTGATAATGAGCAGATGTTCTATTTGCGTTCGCGCGGGATCAATCAGGATGCGGCGCAACAGATGATTATCCATGCCTTTGCCGCTGAGTTGACGGAAGCCATCAGCGACGAGGCGTTAAAACAACAGATTCTGGCGCGTATCAGCCAGCGTCTGGCAGGGGGCGTAGCATGAGTTTTCCCGTGAACAACGTACGTGCCGATTTCCCCGTACTGCTGCGTGAAGTGAACGGACTCCCGCTGGCATATCTCGACAGCGCAGCCAGCGCGCAAAAACCGAATCAGGTGATTGATGCCGAGGCGGATTTTTTCCGCCACGGTTATGCGGCGGTGCATCGCGGCATCCACACGCTGAGTGCAGAAGCCACCCAGCATATGGAAAACGTGCGCGTGAAGGCGGCAGCGTTTCTCAACGCCCGTTTGCCGGAAGAGCTGGTGTTTGTCCGTGGCACCACCGAAGGGATCAACCTGGTCGCCAACAGCTGGGGTAATAGCCAGGTGCAAGCGGGCGATAACATCATCATCAGCGCCATGGAACACCACGCCAATATTGTGCCGTGGCAGATGCTGTGTGAACGCGTTGGCGCGCAGCTTCGCGTGATCCCGTTGAACCAGGATGGCACGTTGCAACTGGACGTGCTGCCAACACTGCTCGATGAGCGCACGCGCCTGGTCGCCATCACCCAGGTTTCCAACGTGCTGGGCACCGAAAACCCGGTGGCGGAGATCGTTAGCCTGGCACATCAGCACGGCGCGAAAGTGCTGGTGGATGGCGCGCAGGCAGTGATGCATCATCCGGTTAATGTGCAGGCGCTGGATTGCGATTTTTATGTCTTCTCCGGCCATAAACTGTATGGACCCACGGGCATTGGCGTGTTGTAT
The nucleotide sequence above comes from Kosakonia sp. H02. Encoded proteins:
- the sufS gene encoding cysteine desulfurase SufS encodes the protein MSFPVNNVRADFPVLLREVNGLPLAYLDSAASAQKPNQVIDAEADFFRHGYAAVHRGIHTLSAEATQHMENVRVKAAAFLNARLPEELVFVRGTTEGINLVANSWGNSQVQAGDNIIISAMEHHANIVPWQMLCERVGAQLRVIPLNQDGTLQLDVLPTLLDERTRLVAITQVSNVLGTENPVAEIVSLAHQHGAKVLVDGAQAVMHHPVNVQALDCDFYVFSGHKLYGPTGIGVLYVKEDILQDMPPWEGGGSMIATVSLTEGTTYAKAPWRFEAGTPNTGGIIGLGAAIDYVTQLGLEAIGEYEQTLMRYALDALKGVPDLTLYGPAQRQGVIAFNLGKHHAYDVGSFLDNYGIAVRTGHHCAMPLMAFYNVPAMCRASLVMYNTHEEVDRLVAGLKRIHQLLS